The Lampris incognitus isolate fLamInc1 chromosome 15, fLamInc1.hap2, whole genome shotgun sequence genomic interval gacagacagacagacagacagacagatagacagacagacagacagacagacagacagacagacagacagatagacagatagatagatagataacctaCATGTGATGGGACCCACCTAGCCTTTAATCacaactttttgggggggggggttccccccttttctccccacttgtacttggctagataccctattttccgagccgtcccggtcgctgctccaccccctctgccgatccggaaagggctgcagaggagtttcgccagggggacgtagcgcatgggaggatcccgctattccccccagttcccccccccccgaacaggcgcccagaccaaccagaggaggcgctggtgtagcgaccaggacacatacccacatccggcttcccacccacagacacggccaattgtgtctgtagggacgcccgaccaagccggaggcaacacagggattcgaaccagcgatccccatgttggtaggtgacggaatagaccgctacgccacccggacgcccttaatcACAACTCTGACCAACAAGCGAGACTGAGATGAAGTATTTCCCTGTATATGCTTCACTTCATAAACAGAACAAGTCTGTGCGAGCGCGGGCCTGCAGCAGGGCTTCACTGGTTCTGATTACTGCCTAAAGGCAAATATCTACTCGTTAACATTTTATAGTCATTTCAACCTTCAACACAAAATTGAAAATGAAAAACTTTGTACTTATTTCATGTAAATGACCTCTTGTGGAGCCCACCTGCAGTACTTGCATGGCCCATCAGGGGGCCGCAGCCCGCACATTGGGTATCACTGGCCTCATGTATGTCCAACGGGTTGGTTGTCATACACATGTCTTTCTAATCACGTGGTTTTTGAAAAAATTTGAATAAGAAATATGTGATTAATTTCCATCAGTAAGTTTCATAAGACCCTTTGTTCCTTTGAGCTCCCTTTAAAGGAAGATACCGCTTACTTTAGGAATTCACACCAAGGACAAAAGCTCAGTTAGCATCAGGTGAATTGTTCTGGAGTATTCGGCAAGCTAGCAAAGTCCGTGGGCAAACCCCGTTGCTCCACAGGACGCAGTCGGGAATACTTCAGGAAGCGTTCCTTCATCGACTGCATTGGGGTGTGGGGACGAGAGCCGCGGCCTTCTCACCTGAGTAGATGTCATTGAggttctccagctcctcctggacccTGAGAAGGAGGAGGTCCTGCAGGATCTCCCGCTGCTGCTCCTCGTCCTCCACCCCGAGACGCTCCAAATGGTGCTCCTTCATCCTCAACAGCACCCGGCCTGCAGGAGGTGCGCGAACATAACAAGCAATGGGGAGCGGGGCGAGGAGTCGAGGGACCAATgtttccggggggggggagaaaaacaaaacaaagcaaggaAGAGTAAATGAACGAGCGAATGAACGGAGTTTGTCGAGTCGCAGCGAAATTGCATTGTGGATTGCTAAAATGCTACCGAGAGGAGAATGTGACGTTAGCTGTACCTGATATGGCGTGGTTCTGGATGGCTGGGTGGAGGCTGCTGATTCGGGTTGGGTACTGTTCCTTCACCCAGTCAGATACTTCCTCGACAGACCAGGCAGAGACACGCTTCGACAGGCCCGTCATCCTGCAGACTCGGCAGCGGCACACTGAAAGATAAAGATCGCAACGTTCGGGAGAGGAAAACACACCCtttctcctccgcctcctccgccTACACTTCAGAGGGAGCGGAGCGGGTGTAGATTAGATGTGCAGGATATGGCTCTGTGACAGACGAGATGATGTGAAAAGGGAAGCGGAGAGCGGGACGCACGAGACGGGTTCTGTAGACAGCACGAGCAAGGCAAGAGATAGGTGGTGTGCCGCGCTGTTGGTTCAGCAGACGGGGAGGTGGGCTGAGAACATGgagatcctcctcctcctcctcctcctcctcctcctcctccgctggaTTTGCTGAAGCCCCCCTGCAGCCAAGGGGAAGCCTCACCTCTGGCATGTTACCTCAGCGGTGGCCCCCTCACATTACAGAAGGTAAAGTGACTTAAAGCGATATtttggggcgcccgggtggcgtggcggtctattccgtcgcctaccaacactgggatcgccggttcgaatccccgtgttaacctccggcttggtcgggcgtccctacaggcacaattggccgtgtctgcgggtgggaagccggatgcgggtatgtgtcctggtcgctgcaggagcgcctcctctggtcggtcggggtgcctgttcgggggggagggggaatagcgtgctcctcccacgcgctacgtccgccccctggtgaaactcctcactgtcaggtgaaaagaagcggctggcgactccacgtgtatgggaggaggcatgcggtagtctgcagccctccccggatcagcagaggggggtggagcagcgaccggggcggcccggaagagcggggtaactggtcaggtacaactggggagaaaaggggggaaatccaccaAACTCCTTCTGCGAGCCCGCCTGCGGAGGGATCAGACTCGTGTTCGTCCTGTGTGGCGAGCGCTGCTTACTCCCACCGCAGGAAGTCACTCAGCACCATAAAGCGGAGGTGACGTTAGCCGACTGAAAACACAGAGGTCCAAAAAAAGGTCCGTATTCCTCATCGCTGCTTAATGCCGGCAGCTAATTTGGCTTTCGGGCTCGTCTCGTTCCCCCGGGCCGCGCTGCCGCCGGGCAGAACCCGCCAGCCTCCGCACGTGACCTTTTCACCGGGCCCCACTCGCCTTAATAGGGCATAAATATAGGCACGTAATTGCGGGTGctaattgggggtgggggtgggtgattGGCCGGGGCCGTAACGAGGTCCCAGCGGAGTCGTTGACGTGCACAGGGTGGAGACAAGTTTGTGCAGAAGGGTGAGGTGGAGGAGTCGGGGTGAAGGATGGGGGAAGGAACGCTCACGTGTTCCTCGCCGGGGAGAAGACGCTTCAGGTCTCCGGACGGCGCTCATCCAGACTAGCGCCCGGAACCGAAGACCTGACTGCAGGTCTTCCCTCAGACGCAGCCAACGCTAAATATGTTTAACTAACACCGAGTTTAGTGCTCTCGTTCAACTCCATCAGAGCCCTTCCTCATCCTTCTCTTCCTcattcttctcttcctcattcttctcttcctcatccttctcttcctcatccttctcttcctcattcttctcttcctcatccttctcttcctcatccttctcttcctcatccttctcttcctcatccttctcttcctcatccttctcttcctcattcttctc includes:
- the LOC130125330 gene encoding sterile alpha motif domain-containing protein 12-like produces the protein MTGLSKRVSAWSVEEVSDWVKEQYPTRISSLHPAIQNHAISGRVLLRMKEHHLERLGVEDEEQQREILQDLLLLRVQEELENLNDIYSECFSS